In Burkholderia savannae, one genomic interval encodes:
- a CDS encoding integration host factor subunit beta — MTKSELVAQLASRFPQLVLKDADFAVKTMLDAMSDALSKGHRIEIRGFGSFGLNRRPARVGRNPKSGEKVQVPEKYVPHFKPGKELRERVDGRAGEPLKNDEPESGE, encoded by the coding sequence ATGACCAAATCCGAGTTGGTCGCCCAGCTGGCATCGCGATTTCCGCAGCTCGTGTTGAAGGATGCGGATTTCGCGGTGAAAACGATGCTCGATGCGATGTCCGACGCCTTGTCGAAAGGGCATCGCATCGAAATTCGCGGCTTCGGCAGCTTCGGTCTGAACCGCCGTCCGGCGCGCGTCGGACGCAATCCGAAGTCGGGCGAGAAAGTGCAGGTGCCTGAGAAGTACGTGCCGCACTTCAAGCCCGGCAAGGAATTGCGCGAGCGCGTCGACGGCCGTGCCGGCGAGCCGTTGAAGAACGACGAGCCGGAAAGCGGCGAGTGA
- the pheA gene encoding prephenate dehydratase, which yields MDDELNTRLKPLRERIDAIDAQLIALLNQRAAVALEVGEVKKHFNAPVFRPEREQQVITRLQDMSGGPLASEHISAIWREIMAASRALEQTIHVAFLGPVGTYSEQAMFDYFGHSIEGLPCPSIDEVFRSVEAGAVAFGVVPVENSSEGAVSRTLDLLLHTQLLIGGELSLPIHHNLLTQTGTLDGVKRVCAHAQALAQCQHWLAANAPHLERQAVSSNAEAARLAADDATVAAIAGDRAATHYRLQIAYALIQDDPHNRTRFAVIGKEPAGQSGHDQTSLIVSVKNEPGAVFKLLEPLARHGVSMTRFESRPARVGTWEYYFYIDIEGHRDDDAVKAALAELGKKAAFLKILGSYPRAR from the coding sequence ATGGACGACGAACTCAATACCCGCCTGAAGCCTTTGCGCGAGCGCATCGACGCGATCGATGCGCAGCTGATCGCGCTGCTGAACCAGCGCGCGGCGGTCGCGCTCGAGGTCGGCGAGGTCAAGAAGCACTTCAACGCGCCCGTGTTCCGGCCGGAGCGCGAGCAGCAGGTGATCACGCGCTTGCAGGACATGAGCGGCGGGCCGCTCGCGAGCGAGCACATCAGCGCGATCTGGCGCGAGATCATGGCGGCGAGCCGTGCGCTCGAGCAGACGATTCACGTCGCGTTCCTGGGGCCTGTCGGCACGTACAGCGAACAGGCGATGTTCGACTACTTCGGCCATTCGATCGAGGGGCTGCCTTGCCCGTCGATCGACGAAGTGTTCCGCTCGGTCGAGGCGGGCGCCGTGGCATTCGGCGTCGTGCCGGTCGAGAACTCGTCGGAAGGCGCGGTGTCGCGCACGCTCGATCTGCTGCTGCACACGCAGTTGCTGATCGGCGGCGAGCTGTCGCTGCCGATTCATCACAACCTGCTCACGCAGACGGGCACGCTCGACGGCGTGAAGCGTGTCTGCGCGCATGCGCAGGCGCTCGCTCAGTGCCAGCACTGGCTCGCCGCGAACGCGCCGCATCTCGAGCGGCAGGCCGTCTCGAGCAACGCGGAAGCCGCGCGCCTCGCGGCCGACGACGCGACGGTCGCCGCGATCGCGGGCGACCGCGCAGCGACGCACTACCGGCTGCAGATCGCGTATGCGCTGATCCAGGACGATCCGCACAACCGCACGCGCTTCGCCGTGATCGGCAAGGAGCCGGCGGGGCAGAGCGGGCACGACCAGACGTCGCTCATCGTGTCGGTGAAGAACGAGCCGGGCGCGGTGTTCAAGCTGCTCGAGCCGCTCGCGCGGCACGGCGTGTCGATGACGCGCTTCGAATCGCGCCCGGCGCGGGTCGGCACGTGGGAGTATTACTTCTACATCGACATCGAAGGGCATCGCGACGACGACGCCGTCAAGGCCGCGCTCGCGGAGCTCGGCAAGAAGGCGGCATTCCTGAAGATTCTCGGTTCGTATCCGCGCGCGCGGTGA
- the rpsA gene encoding 30S ribosomal protein S1: MSDLQTSNPNTESFAALFEESLTRQDMRAGEVISAEVVRVDHNFVVVNAGLKSEAYIPIEEFLNDQGEVEVQAGDFVSVAIDALENGYGDTILSRDKAKRLASWLSLEKALDNNELVTGTITGKVKGGMTVMVNGIRAFLPGSLVDTRPVKDTTPYEGKTLEFRVIKLDRKRNNVVLSRRAVIEATQGEERAKLLETLKEGAIVNGVVKNITDYGAFVDLGGIDGLLHITDIAWRRVRHPSEVLSVGQEVTAKILKFDQEKNRVSLGIKQLGDDPWEGISRRYPSGTRLFGKVTNITDYGAFVEVESGIEGLVHVSEMDWTNKNVAPSKVVQLGDEVEVMVLEIDEDRRRISLGMKQCKPNPWDDFSRNFKKGDKITGAIKSITDFGVFIGLPGGIDGLVHLSDLSWSEAGEEAVRKYKKGDEVEAIVLGIDVEKERISLGIKQLEGDPFSNYVAMNDKGSIVDGVVKSVDAKGAVITLTPDVEGYLRASEISQDRVEDARNVLKEGDKVNAMVINIDRKSRGINLSIKAKDSAEQQEAMRGLQADSSAAATGTTNLGALLKAKLDGQNQ, translated from the coding sequence ATGTCCGACCTGCAAACCTCCAACCCGAATACCGAATCCTTCGCGGCTCTGTTCGAAGAGTCGCTGACCCGCCAAGACATGCGCGCCGGCGAAGTGATCTCCGCCGAAGTCGTGCGTGTCGACCACAACTTCGTGGTCGTCAATGCCGGTCTCAAGTCCGAGGCCTACATTCCGATCGAGGAATTCCTGAACGATCAGGGCGAGGTTGAGGTTCAGGCGGGCGATTTCGTTTCCGTCGCGATCGACGCGCTGGAAAACGGCTACGGCGACACGATCCTGTCGCGCGACAAGGCGAAGCGTCTCGCTTCGTGGCTGTCGCTGGAAAAGGCTCTCGACAACAACGAACTCGTGACCGGCACGATCACGGGCAAGGTCAAGGGCGGCATGACCGTGATGGTCAACGGCATCCGCGCGTTCCTGCCGGGTTCGCTCGTCGACACGCGTCCCGTCAAGGACACGACCCCGTACGAAGGCAAGACGCTCGAGTTCCGCGTGATCAAGCTCGACCGCAAGCGTAACAACGTCGTGCTGTCGCGCCGCGCGGTGATCGAAGCCACGCAAGGCGAAGAGCGCGCGAAGCTGCTCGAGACGCTGAAGGAAGGCGCGATCGTCAACGGCGTGGTCAAGAACATCACCGACTACGGCGCATTCGTCGACCTCGGCGGCATCGACGGCCTGCTGCACATCACCGACATCGCATGGCGCCGCGTGCGTCACCCGAGCGAGGTTCTGTCGGTCGGCCAGGAAGTCACCGCGAAGATCCTCAAGTTCGACCAAGAGAAGAACCGCGTCTCGCTCGGCATCAAGCAGCTCGGCGACGATCCGTGGGAAGGCATCTCGCGCCGCTACCCGTCGGGCACGCGCCTGTTCGGCAAGGTCACGAACATCACCGACTACGGCGCGTTCGTCGAAGTGGAATCGGGCATCGAAGGCCTCGTCCACGTGTCGGAAATGGACTGGACCAACAAGAACGTCGCTCCGTCGAAGGTCGTTCAGCTCGGCGACGAAGTCGAAGTCATGGTCCTCGAGATCGACGAAGACCGTCGTCGTATCAGCCTCGGCATGAAGCAGTGCAAGCCGAATCCGTGGGATGACTTCAGCCGCAACTTCAAGAAGGGCGACAAGATCACGGGCGCGATCAAGTCGATCACCGACTTCGGCGTGTTCATCGGTCTGCCGGGCGGCATCGACGGCCTCGTCCACCTGTCGGACCTGTCGTGGAGCGAAGCTGGCGAAGAAGCGGTTCGCAAGTACAAGAAGGGCGACGAAGTCGAGGCGATCGTGCTCGGCATCGACGTCGAGAAGGAGCGCATCTCGCTCGGCATCAAGCAGCTCGAAGGCGATCCGTTCAGCAACTACGTCGCGATGAACGACAAGGGCTCGATCGTCGACGGCGTCGTGAAGTCGGTCGATGCGAAGGGCGCGGTCATCACGCTCACGCCGGACGTCGAAGGCTACCTGCGTGCGTCGGAAATCTCGCAGGATCGCGTCGAAGACGCACGCAACGTGCTGAAGGAAGGCGACAAGGTCAACGCGATGGTGATCAACATCGATCGCAAGTCGCGCGGCATCAACCTGTCGATCAAGGCGAAGGATTCGGCCGAGCAGCAGGAAGCGATGCGCGGCCTGCAAGCCGATTCGAGCGCCGCTGCGACGGGCACGACCAACCTCGGCGCGCTGCTGAAGGCGAAGCTCGACGGCCAGAACCAGTAA
- the serC gene encoding 3-phosphoserine/phosphohydroxythreonine transaminase has translation MRVFNFSAGPAAMPEEVLRQAAAEMLDWNGSGMSVMEMSHRGKEFMSIHEAALADLRELLDVPANYRILFLQGGGIAENAIVPMNLLGSRTTADFIVTGSWSQKSFNEAKKYCAPHLAATGKTEAGFTRVPAFSEWQMSDDPAYVHLCTNETIDGVETFDIPDLGNVPLVADVSSHILSRPIEIEKYGAIFGGAQKNIGMAGVTLVIVREDLLDRALSICPSAFEWKTVALNNSLYNTPPTYAIYIAGLVFKWLKAQGGLAEIEKRNIEKSKLLYDAIDAGSFYLNKVEKSARSRMNVPFFLADESRNEDFLAGAKERGLLQLKGHKSVGGMRASIYNAVPLAGVQALVEYMRDFERRCA, from the coding sequence ATGCGCGTCTTTAATTTCTCCGCCGGTCCCGCGGCGATGCCCGAGGAAGTGCTGCGCCAGGCGGCCGCCGAAATGCTCGACTGGAACGGCAGCGGCATGAGCGTGATGGAAATGAGCCATCGCGGCAAGGAATTCATGTCGATCCACGAGGCGGCGCTTGCCGATCTGCGCGAGCTGCTCGACGTGCCCGCGAACTACCGGATACTGTTCCTGCAGGGCGGAGGGATCGCCGAGAACGCGATCGTGCCGATGAACCTGCTCGGTTCGCGGACGACGGCCGACTTCATCGTCACGGGCTCGTGGTCGCAGAAGTCGTTCAACGAGGCGAAGAAATACTGCGCGCCGCATCTCGCCGCGACGGGCAAGACGGAAGCGGGCTTCACGCGCGTGCCGGCGTTCTCCGAATGGCAAATGTCCGACGATCCGGCGTACGTGCACCTGTGCACGAACGAGACGATCGACGGCGTCGAGACGTTCGACATCCCCGATCTCGGCAACGTGCCGCTCGTCGCCGACGTGTCGTCGCACATCCTGTCGCGTCCGATCGAGATCGAGAAGTACGGCGCGATCTTCGGCGGCGCGCAGAAGAACATCGGGATGGCGGGCGTGACGCTCGTGATCGTCCGCGAGGATCTGCTCGACCGCGCGCTGTCGATCTGCCCGTCGGCGTTCGAGTGGAAGACGGTCGCGCTCAACAATTCGCTGTACAACACGCCGCCCACCTACGCGATCTACATCGCGGGCCTCGTGTTCAAGTGGCTGAAGGCGCAAGGCGGCCTTGCCGAGATCGAGAAGCGCAACATCGAAAAATCGAAGCTGCTGTACGACGCGATCGACGCGGGCAGCTTCTATCTGAACAAGGTCGAGAAGTCGGCGCGTTCGCGGATGAACGTGCCGTTCTTTCTTGCCGACGAATCGCGCAACGAAGACTTCCTTGCCGGCGCAAAAGAGCGCGGGCTGCTGCAGTTGAAGGGCCACAAGTCCGTCGGCGGCATGCGGGCGTCGATCTATAACGCGGTGCCGCTCGCGGGCGTGCAGGCGCTCGTCGAGTACATGAGAGATTTCGAGCGGCGATGCGCGTGA
- the cmK gene encoding cytidylate kinase CmK, with amino-acid sequence MKSTRPFHPTPVITIDGPTASGKGTVAALVAAHLGFHLLDSGALYRLAALASIRYQVEPDDVDALAKLVDGLHITFREGCAQLDGVDVSDAIRAEAVGNRASAIAVHAPVRAALVARQRAFRKTPGLVADGRDMGTVIFPDAVLKVFLTASVEARAARRHKQLMQKGFSANMNNLLQDLRERDARDSNRAAAPLKPAADAKPLDTSALTIEQSVAQVLAWYRELGQPA; translated from the coding sequence ATGAAATCGACTCGACCTTTTCACCCGACCCCAGTTATCACGATCGACGGCCCGACGGCATCCGGCAAGGGCACCGTCGCGGCGCTCGTCGCCGCGCACCTCGGTTTTCACCTGCTCGACAGCGGCGCGTTGTACCGGCTCGCGGCGCTCGCGAGCATCCGCTATCAGGTCGAGCCCGACGACGTCGACGCGCTTGCAAAGCTGGTCGACGGCCTCCACATCACGTTCCGCGAGGGTTGCGCGCAGCTCGACGGCGTCGACGTGTCCGACGCGATCCGCGCGGAGGCGGTCGGCAACCGGGCGTCGGCGATCGCCGTCCACGCGCCCGTGCGCGCGGCGCTCGTCGCGCGGCAGCGCGCGTTTCGCAAGACCCCCGGGCTCGTCGCGGACGGCCGAGACATGGGGACCGTGATCTTCCCGGACGCGGTGCTGAAGGTGTTCCTGACGGCAAGCGTTGAGGCGCGCGCCGCGCGCCGGCATAAGCAATTGATGCAAAAAGGTTTTTCTGCTAATATGAATAACTTGCTCCAGGATTTGCGCGAACGCGACGCGCGCGACAGCAATCGCGCCGCCGCGCCGCTCAAGCCTGCGGCAGACGCCAAGCCCCTCGACACGTCGGCCTTGACGATCGAGCAATCGGTCGCACAGGTGCTCGCGTGGTATCGGGAGCTCGGCCAGCCCGCCTGA
- the aroA gene encoding 3-phosphoshikimate 1-carboxyvinyltransferase, which yields MEHLDLGPFSHAQGTVRLPGSKSISNRVLLLAALAEGETTVTNLLDSDDTRVMLDALTKLGVKLSRDGDTCVVGGTRGAFTARTADLFLGNAGTAVRPLTAALAVNGGDYRIHGVPRMHERPIGDLVDGLRQIGARIDYEGSEGFPPLRIRPATISVDAPIRVRGDVSSQFLTALLMTLPLVKAKDGASIVEIEGELISKPYVEITIKLMARFGVTVERDGWQRFTVPSGVRYRSPGAIMVEGDASSASYFLAAGALGGGPLRVEGVGRASIQGDVGFANALMQMGANVTMGDDWIEVRGIGHDHGRLAPIDMDFNLIPDAAMTIAVAALFADGASTLRNIGSWRVKETDRIAAMATELRKVGATVEEGADYLVVTPPAQLTPNAAIDTYDDHRMAMCFSLVSLGGVPVRINDPKCVGKTFPDYFDRFLALAKA from the coding sequence ATGGAACATCTCGATCTCGGCCCGTTCTCCCATGCGCAAGGCACGGTGCGCCTGCCCGGCTCGAAGAGCATCTCGAATCGCGTGCTGCTGCTCGCGGCGCTCGCGGAGGGCGAGACGACCGTCACGAACCTGCTCGATTCCGACGATACGCGCGTGATGCTCGACGCGTTGACGAAGCTCGGCGTGAAGCTGTCGCGCGACGGCGACACCTGCGTCGTCGGCGGCACGCGCGGCGCGTTCACCGCGAGAACCGCGGATCTCTTCCTCGGCAACGCGGGCACGGCGGTGCGGCCGCTGACGGCGGCGCTCGCGGTGAACGGCGGCGACTACCGGATTCACGGCGTGCCGCGGATGCACGAGCGTCCGATCGGCGATCTCGTCGACGGGCTGCGCCAGATCGGCGCGCGGATCGACTATGAAGGCAGCGAGGGCTTTCCGCCGCTCAGGATTCGGCCCGCGACGATCTCGGTCGACGCGCCGATCCGCGTGCGCGGCGACGTGTCGAGCCAGTTCCTGACCGCGCTCTTGATGACGCTGCCGCTCGTGAAGGCGAAGGACGGCGCAAGCATCGTCGAGATCGAGGGTGAGCTGATCTCGAAGCCGTACGTCGAGATCACGATCAAGCTGATGGCGCGCTTCGGCGTGACGGTCGAGCGCGACGGCTGGCAGCGCTTCACGGTGCCGTCGGGCGTGCGCTACCGGTCGCCCGGCGCGATCATGGTCGAGGGCGACGCATCGTCGGCGTCGTACTTCCTCGCGGCGGGTGCGCTGGGCGGCGGGCCGTTGCGCGTCGAGGGCGTCGGCCGCGCGAGCATCCAGGGCGACGTCGGCTTCGCGAATGCGCTGATGCAGATGGGCGCGAACGTGACGATGGGCGACGACTGGATCGAAGTGCGCGGCATCGGCCACGACCACGGCAGGCTCGCGCCGATCGACATGGATTTCAACCTGATTCCGGACGCCGCGATGACGATCGCGGTCGCCGCGCTCTTCGCCGACGGCGCGAGCACATTGCGCAACATCGGCAGCTGGCGCGTGAAGGAAACCGACCGGATCGCCGCGATGGCGACCGAGCTGCGCAAGGTCGGCGCGACGGTCGAGGAGGGCGCCGACTATCTCGTCGTGACGCCGCCCGCGCAGCTCACGCCGAACGCGGCGATCGACACCTACGACGACCACCGGATGGCGATGTGCTTCTCGCTCGTGAGCCTGGGCGGGGTGCCCGTGCGCATCAACGATCCGAAGTGCGTCGGCAAGACGTTCCCCGACTATTTCGACCGTTTCCTGGCGCTCGCGAAGGCGTGA
- a CDS encoding LapA family protein, translated as MKFIVWLIRVLVFVLLLVLALANTQSATLNFLAGYNWQAPLILIGLAFFGVGLIAGLLSALPAIFRMRMENGRLKRDLRAVRENPAVVDQPPMPPVI; from the coding sequence ATGAAGTTCATCGTCTGGTTGATCCGTGTGCTGGTGTTCGTGCTGCTGCTGGTGCTTGCGCTGGCCAATACGCAAAGCGCCACGCTGAATTTTCTAGCCGGGTACAACTGGCAGGCTCCGCTGATCCTGATCGGCCTCGCGTTCTTCGGCGTCGGGCTGATCGCGGGTTTGTTGTCTGCGCTGCCCGCGATTTTCCGGATGCGGATGGAGAACGGCCGCCTGAAGCGCGACTTGCGCGCTGTGCGCGAGAACCCGGCCGTCGTCGACCAGCCGCCGATGCCGCCCGTCATTTAA